A window from Musa acuminata AAA Group cultivar baxijiao chromosome BXJ3-10, Cavendish_Baxijiao_AAA, whole genome shotgun sequence encodes these proteins:
- the LOC135651437 gene encoding pterocarpan synthase 1-like: MASSPHSSSHLYFLLVFFLLLAAATAFPVTSEFELGRQSRIHFRVYFHETFLGPDNTTVTVVNMSLPNTFGDVDIFDAVLRTGPSKRSTEVGRAQGVSFHASQRDESSLIPLVLVFTAGDFRDSTLTVIGRLDTSGKADRAIVGGTGVFQFAWGNVVSKLVTSDKAGLVAAFDIYVVYYDDVRLTAIA; encoded by the coding sequence ATGGCTTCATCCCCACACAGCTCCTCTCATCTCTACTtcctccttgtcttcttcctcctcctggctGCTGCCACAGCCTTCCCGGTGACCTCCGAGTTCGAACTCGGCCGGCAGAGTAGAATCCACTTCCGCGTCTACTTCCACGAGACCTTTCTCGGCCCCGACAACACCACCGTGACCGTGGTGAACATGAGCCTCCCCAACACCTTCGGGGACGTCGACATCTTCGACGCCGTGCTGAGGACCGGCCCCTCTAAGCGTTCGACCGAAGTCGGGAGGGCGCAGGGCGTGAGCTTCCACGCGTCGCAGCGGGACGAGTCGTCGCTGATACCGCTGGTGCTGGTGTTCACGGCCGGGGACTTCCGCGACAGCACGCTCACGGTGATAGGGAGGCTGGACACCTCCGGGAAGGCGGACCGGGCCATCGTGGGAGGGACGGGGGTGTTCCAGTTCGCGTGGGGGAACGTGGTGAGCAAACTGGTGACGTCCGACAAAGCGGGACTCGTCGCCGCCTTCGACATCTATGTCGTCTATTATGACGACGTCCGTCTCACCGCCATCGCGTGA
- the LOC135651438 gene encoding dirigent protein 1-like: MASSPHSSSHLYLLLVLFPLLAAATALPVTSEFELGIQKRIHFRVYFHETFLGPDNTTVTVVNMSLPYTFGDVDIFDAVLRIGPSQRDESSLVLVFTAGNFCDSTLTVIGRMDACGKADQAIVGGTGVFQFASGNVVSKQVTSDVAGLVVAFVVYVMYHNDVRLTSIA, from the exons ATGGCTTCATCCCCACACAGCTCCTCTCATCTCTACTTACTCCTCGTCCTCTTCCCCCTCCTTGCGGCTGCCACGGCCTTACCCGTCACCTCCGAGTTCGAACTCGGCATCCAGAAGAGAATCCACTTCCGCGTCTACTTCCATGAGACCTTTCTCGGGCCCGACAACACCACCGTCACCGTGGTGAACATGAGCCTCCCCTACACCTTCGGGGACGTCGACATCTTCGACGCCGTGCTGAGGATCGGCCCCTCCCAA CGGGACGAGTCGTCGCTGGTGCTGGTGTTCACGGCGGGAAACTTCTGCGACAGCACGCTCACGGTGATCGGGAGGATGGACGCGTGCGGGAAGGCGGACCAGGCCATCGTGGGAGGGACGGGGGTGTTCCAGTTCGCGTCGGGGAACGTGGTGAGCAAGCAGGTGACGTCCGATGTCGCAGGACTCGTCGTCGCCTTCGTGGTCTACGTCATGTACCATAACGACGTCCGTCTCACTTCCATCGCGTGA